In Palaemon carinicauda isolate YSFRI2023 chromosome 41, ASM3689809v2, whole genome shotgun sequence, the following are encoded in one genomic region:
- the Phf5a gene encoding PHD finger-like domain-containing protein 5A, whose protein sequence is MAKHHPDLIFCRKQPGVAIGRLCEKCDGKCVICDSYVRPCTLVRICDECNYGSYQGRCVICGGPGVSDAYYCKECTVLEKDRDGCPKIVNLGSSKTDLFYERKKYGFKKR, encoded by the exons ATGGCAAAGCATCATCCAGATTTGATTTTCTGTCGTAAGCAGCCGGGTGTAGCCATTGGACGTCTGTGTGAAAAGTGTGACGGCAAATGTGTCATATGTGACTCCTATGTGAGACCTTGCACGCTCGTTCGGATCTGCGACGAGTGTAACTATGGCTCGTACCAAGGACGATGTGTAATATGTGGAGGACCTG gtgtATCGGATGCCTACTATTGTAAAGAATGTACAGTTCTAGAAAAAGATAGAGATGGCTGTCCCAAAATTGTGAACCTTGGATCTTCAAAGACAGATTTGTTTTATGAAAGAAAGAAATACGGCTTCAAGAAAAGATGA